The Microcella sp. genome includes the window TAGGAAGGGGGTGGGCGGCGTAGCTCGCCACAATCCTACAGTTCGGGAACAACTCCGAGACGATCGCGCTCCTCTCCGAGAACCGCGCACGTCTCCGAAACGAGCGAGCCTCTCCGAGACAAGCGCGCACCCCTCCGCAGTCTCGCGCGCCGGCTGCGCGCTCTACGCTGAGACTTGTGAGCATCGATCGCCAGCGCCTGCAGCAACCGGTGACCTATGCCGCCGTCGGGGCCAGCCAGGCGCCTGACCTCATGCAGTACCCGCCGGCGGGCTATCGTCCGCTCGAGCGTCGGGGGCGCGTCGGCCATGGCGACGAGCGGTGGGCGCATGCTGTCGACGAGCTGCTGACCGGGGGCGTGTATCGCGGAGCGGGCATGGGCGTGCGCATCACGCCCGTCGCGGCGACGGATGCTCAACTCGAGTATCAGCCCGTCGAGTTCGACGGCGCGGGCGAGCCCGTCGAAGCCGCACAGGTCGGCACGATCGACGAGGTCTACACCGGCCGAGGTGACCGTCAACTGCGCCCGGGCGACGTCATCGTCGTGGGCTGGCAGGTCGGCCGGCAGATCTGGTTGCCGCTGCCCACTCGCGTCGTGCTGCTCGAGCATGAGACCGAGCGCGTCATGTACGCCGTCGGAACCCTGCCAGGGCATCCATTCTCAGGGGAAGAATCGTTCACGCTCGACCAGACCGACGACGGCTCGGTGTGGCTCACCGTGCGCAGCTTCGCGCGGCCGGCCTCCTGGTGGGGGTGGCCGCTGCTGCCCGGCCTGCTGCTGGCCCGAGCGCTCATCGCCCGCCGGTTTCTGCGCGCCCTCAGCGGCCCGATCACGACACAGCAAGCCTGACGTACGCTGTAGCCGATGATCGACGAACCCCGCCCGACCAGTGCCGGCATCGGCCGCGTGCTCATCGCCGTCTACGCGATACTCGCGCTCGCCGCACTTGGCCGATCTGCCTACCAGATCGCCACCAAGTTCGACGAAGCGCCCCTCGCCTACGCGCTCTCGGCGCTCGCCGCCCTGGTCTATGTGCTCGCCACCGTCGCCCTCATCGCCCGAGGCAGAGCGTGGTTTCGGGTCGCCGTCATCGCGATCGCCTTCGAACTCGTGGGCGTGCTCGCCGTCGGCGCTGTGAGCCTGCTGCAGCCCGAACTCTTTCCGGCAGACACCGTGTGGTCGGCGTTCGGGCGCGGCTACCTGTTCATACCTCTCGTGCTGCCCGTGCTCGGGCTGCTGTGGCTGCGTCGAGTGGCACGAGCGACCTCGACCCCGAACACCGCCGCGGTGACGACATGACCGGCCGCGTGATCTACGGCATCGACACCCTGCCGCACGACAGCCGGCCGAGCGCCGTCACCATCGGCAAGTTCGACGGCGTGCATCGCGGGCACCGAGCCGTGC containing:
- a CDS encoding DUF1990 family protein — translated: MSIDRQRLQQPVTYAAVGASQAPDLMQYPPAGYRPLERRGRVGHGDERWAHAVDELLTGGVYRGAGMGVRITPVAATDAQLEYQPVEFDGAGEPVEAAQVGTIDEVYTGRGDRQLRPGDVIVVGWQVGRQIWLPLPTRVVLLEHETERVMYAVGTLPGHPFSGEESFTLDQTDDGSVWLTVRSFARPASWWGWPLLPGLLLARALIARRFLRALSGPITTQQA